One window of Desulfarculus baarsii DSM 2075 genomic DNA carries:
- a CDS encoding PAS domain-containing sensor histidine kinase, whose protein sequence is MSETAKPNQTSVRRGAQAHVALKAGIIGGGKACDNLLTILVDDRMGALNLEILGVADPDDQAPGMLHASDLGIPTFGDFTDLYDLPGLNLLIELTGSAKVRDRMAATKPPQVSTIDFVGARLLWDMFQLESEKLQVEREADEAVRRERDWNQKVLDSLPDQIAVLDTERTVVGVNKTFLIESGLRKDQILGRKCFEVKPCPAESPAHQDHSCPFETVLREGRTASVVYATRGDDGAEVFKEVSAAPIFDQAGRLVQVIEGVRDVTRRVSLERELRQTEQRLRQFLEAAQDIICIKDMAGRYIYVNPAAGELSHRQPEDMVGRADSELFPEKMAKAMAAHDRAVIESGASMGFYEGTRVDGELRWFQTVRYPIFNDDGQMAALSVMARDVTEERALQEEVRRNKEYMENILQNSSDMIITTDLEGRVVTFSPAGERMLGYSRGELVGKSIEGLWQSPEERQSLMAQVQAKGAVNNFTATLLAKDGRSVEVSLSLALLRDSRGKVLGTVGVSKDVTEENRLRRQLIEAERLAAIGQTVAGLAHCIKNILNGLKGGSYLVNTGLKRQDSDLVNEGWRTVQKAINRIGNLSLDMLSYSRERKPELQPVALGEFISGTMDLVAKAAELEGVRFQTTVERERVVLMDPTAMSRALMNLITNAVDACQDVERPAGRAGLVGIDVGVRDGYLLMRVSDNGPGMSAELRSRLFQRFFSTKGSRGTGLGLAVSQKIVGEHGGTIDVESSPGQGSTFTIRLPLATPEKP, encoded by the coding sequence TTGAGCGAGACCGCCAAGCCAAACCAGACCAGCGTCCGCCGCGGGGCCCAGGCCCACGTGGCGCTCAAGGCCGGCATCATCGGCGGCGGCAAGGCCTGCGACAACCTGCTGACGATTTTGGTCGACGACCGCATGGGCGCGTTGAACCTGGAGATCTTGGGCGTGGCCGACCCCGATGATCAGGCTCCGGGCATGCTTCACGCCAGCGACCTGGGCATTCCCACCTTCGGCGATTTCACCGATCTCTACGACCTGCCCGGCCTGAACCTGCTCATCGAGCTGACCGGTTCGGCCAAGGTGCGCGATCGCATGGCCGCCACCAAGCCGCCCCAGGTCAGCACCATCGATTTTGTCGGCGCGCGGCTGCTGTGGGACATGTTCCAGCTTGAGAGCGAAAAGCTCCAGGTCGAACGCGAGGCCGACGAGGCCGTGCGCCGCGAGCGCGACTGGAACCAAAAGGTGCTCGACTCGTTGCCCGACCAGATCGCCGTCTTGGACACCGAGCGCACGGTGGTGGGCGTCAACAAGACGTTTTTGATCGAATCGGGCCTGCGCAAGGATCAGATTCTGGGCCGCAAATGTTTCGAGGTCAAGCCTTGCCCGGCCGAGAGCCCGGCACACCAAGACCATTCGTGCCCCTTTGAGACGGTGCTGCGCGAGGGCCGCACGGCCTCGGTGGTCTACGCGACCAGGGGTGACGATGGCGCCGAGGTGTTCAAGGAAGTTTCGGCCGCGCCGATCTTCGATCAGGCCGGCCGCCTGGTCCAGGTGATAGAGGGCGTGCGCGACGTGACCCGCCGCGTCAGCCTGGAGCGCGAGTTGCGCCAGACCGAGCAGCGCCTGCGGCAATTTCTGGAAGCGGCCCAGGACATCATCTGCATCAAGGATATGGCCGGGCGTTACATCTACGTCAACCCGGCGGCCGGCGAACTCAGCCACCGCCAGCCCGAGGACATGGTGGGCCGCGCCGACTCCGAGCTTTTTCCCGAAAAAATGGCCAAAGCCATGGCCGCCCACGACCGGGCGGTGATCGAAAGCGGCGCGTCGATGGGCTTTTACGAGGGCACGCGGGTGGACGGCGAACTGCGCTGGTTCCAGACGGTGCGCTACCCCATTTTCAACGACGACGGCCAGATGGCCGCCCTGTCGGTGATGGCCCGCGACGTCACCGAGGAGCGCGCCCTGCAGGAGGAGGTGCGCCGCAACAAGGAATACATGGAAAACATCCTGCAAAACTCCTCGGACATGATCATCACCACCGACCTGGAGGGCCGGGTGGTCACCTTCAGCCCGGCCGGCGAGCGCATGCTGGGTTACTCGCGCGGCGAGCTTGTCGGCAAGAGCATCGAGGGCCTGTGGCAGAGCCCCGAGGAACGCCAGTCGTTGATGGCTCAGGTCCAGGCCAAGGGCGCGGTCAACAACTTTACGGCCACGCTGTTGGCCAAGGACGGCCGGTCGGTGGAGGTGAGCCTCTCGCTGGCCCTTTTGCGCGACAGCCGGGGCAAGGTGCTGGGCACGGTGGGCGTGAGCAAGGACGTCACCGAGGAAAACCGCCTGCGCCGCCAGCTCATCGAGGCCGAGCGCCTGGCGGCCATCGGCCAGACCGTGGCCGGCCTGGCCCACTGTATCAAGAACATCCTCAACGGCCTCAAGGGCGGGTCGTACCTGGTCAACACCGGGCTCAAGCGCCAGGACAGCGACTTGGTCAACGAGGGCTGGCGCACCGTGCAAAAGGCCATCAACCGCATCGGCAACCTCAGCCTGGACATGCTCAGCTACAGCCGCGAGCGCAAGCCCGAGTTGCAACCGGTGGCCCTGGGCGAGTTCATCTCGGGGACGATGGACCTGGTGGCCAAGGCCGCCGAGTTGGAAGGCGTGCGTTTCCAGACCACTGTCGAACGCGAGCGGGTGGTGCTCATGGACCCGACGGCCATGAGCCGGGCGCTGATGAATCTGATCACCAACGCCGTCGACGCCTGTCAGGATGTCGAGCGGCCGGCGGGTCGGGCGGGGCTGGTGGGCATCGATGTGGGCGTGCGCGACGGCTACCTGCTCATGCGCGTCAGCGACAACGGCCCCGGCATGAGCGCCGAGCTGCGTTCGCGGCTGTTCCAGCGCTTTTTCAGCACCAAGGGCTCGCGGGGGACGGGCTTGGGCCTGGCGGTCAGCCAGAAGATCGTCGGCGAGCACGGCGGGACGATCGATGTCGAGTCCAGCCCCGGCCAGGGCTCGACTTTCACCATCCGCCTGCCCCTGGCCACGCCGGAAAAACCCTAG